The following proteins are encoded in a genomic region of Phragmites australis chromosome 9, lpPhrAust1.1, whole genome shotgun sequence:
- the LOC133928064 gene encoding uncharacterized protein LOC133928064: MAAERSELEKERAALVDERGRLEEALKLLETRIALARVAYEKSKRKVAEEWEALEEARDEAVAAQEKASRLDRLTAKRDQSSRRHATELLAHERQVVSQEEVASKREEAVRSAQADLSRQNDELERGRTDVLRREKQVTLRETDVEITTLALDAREEQIARREVDADSASLALPAREELVAKWEADLAAREQAAKARAEQLERAQTEATAQHWEIPTARGVPISAADGTSLED, from the coding sequence ATGGCGGCAGAGCGATCCGAGCTCGAAAAAGAGCGCGCCGCCCTGGTCGATGAGAGGGGTCGGTTGGAGGAGGCCCTGAAGCTGCTGGAGACCCGCATAGCCTTAGCCCGCGTGGCCTATGAGAAGTCCAAGCGCAAGGTGGCCGAGGAGTGGGAGGCGTTGGAGGAGGCTCGCGACGAGGCTGTCgccgcgcaggagaaggccagccgctTGGACCGGCTCACAGCGAAGCGCGACCAGTCCTCGAGGAGGCATGCCACAGAGCTGCTTGCCCACGAGCGGCAGGTGGTTTCtcaggaggaggtggccagCAAACGGGAGGAGGCCGTGCGGTCTGCCCAGGCGGACTTGTCTCGCCAgaacgacgagctcgagcgtgGCCGCACCGACGTCCTCCGCCGGGAGAAGCAGGTCACGCTGCGCGAGACAGACGTCGAAATAACAACATTGGCACttgacgcccgggaggagcagatcgcacGGCGCGAGGTGGACGCCGACTCGGCATCGTTAGCACTCCCCGCCCGGGAAGAGCTGGTTGCCAAGTGGGAGGCTGACCTGGCTGCCCGAGAGCAAGCCGCCAAGGCCCGGGCCGAGCAGCTGGAGCGAGCTCAGACCGAGGCGACCGCCCAACACTGGGAGATCCCGACAGCGAGGGGCGTCCCTATCAGCGCCGCCGATGGCACCAGCCTAGAGGACTGA